cattattggttcccagtataaagaatgcccccattattggttaccagtataaagaatgcccccattattggttaccagtataaagaatgcccccattattggttaccagtataaagaatgcccccattattggttaccagtataaagaatgcccccattattggttcccagtataaagaatgcccccattattggttcccagtataaagaatgcccccattattggttcccagtataaagaatgcccccattattggttaccagtataaagaatgcccccattattggttaccagtataaagaatgcccccattattggttaccagtataaagaatgcccccattattggttaccagtataaagaatgcccccattattggTTCCCAGCataaagaatgcccccattattggTTACCAGCataaagaatgcccccattattggTTACCAGCataaagaatgcccccattattggttcccagtataaagaatgcccccattattggTTCCCAGTATAAAGACTGcacttgctaggatatgcccatattgtctgataggtgcaggtcccacgagAACAAAGCGGAGagcactgtggctggaggaccccgggtttcctgtggtccatccaccaccaagcgctgctcccatagaggtgaataggAGCGCACGCGCGGCCCCTAGGGGGCAGACGGAATTAGCCGAGCcagagctcggctattttcggcggccccatagaaattaatggagggtggctgcattAATTTCCCCTCtccattctcattgtaggtgcgatatgaccccattgtctgagatggcaaaacccctttaatgtgtagcAAGTGTCCCCAGatgtgcaagtggatgagtttttttgttgttgttgttttttaacccctcatagGCTATTTTTCCCTTGGTGTAGCCTTCTTTTATGGCCGTTAGGCGGGAGCACTCCTGTCTAAACGGCTGTTGAAATTAGTTCTATTGATTTCCAAGAAGTCGGTCTGGCTATGACAGACAGTTCGATGGCTGTTAAAAATAACGGCCATGTGAAGAACACCATTGACGTCAGtgtgttctgaaaaaaaaaaagcccatgtgaatggggcctaaacctGTCACTCAGGACCTATCTCTGTTAGTGAAAGTGGAGAACTACCATAAAGGACATCTAGAGGAATCAGTGTGGTCATATATTACATAGACACTTGTTAATACCGTAGTTCCCCTTAAATTAGAAGTCTGCAGCCGCCTGCGAGTTTCTCAGCAATTAAATCATGTCACCGGGGTTTCAGGGGCCAGAAGAGCTGTTCGCCTGAGAGTCTTcatttaggctaatttcacaggaGCGTATTCAGTCTGCGTGACAGGAGTTTTTCCCAGACTAAACACTGCTCGTCTGACACAAACtaacagcattataatgatttataatgctgtgtgttcctggCCACCGCAGCTGTACGGAATTGTACTGACGGCATAATTCAGTACAGCGGAGGTTGGCCAGGaacgcacagcattataaatcattataatgctgttaGTTTGTGTCACAGGAGCAGCCTTCAGTCCGGCAAATACCCCTCGCACATGGAGTGTATTTCACGGACCGAATACGCTCCTGTACAATTAGCATTATAGGAGAAGTTCTTCAGATCCCTTTAATCGTTGTATAATGACctgtgaggataggtcaccaataaaaatagcttggacaacccctttaagatgcccATACATTTTAAGTGAAAGTCGACCAATCCTGCTGATTTCTTAGATGTATGGGGGTTTCCCGACTGGCCGGCGAGTGGCGACAGCAGATGCTATGGGATGGAAGCATTGGCAAGTGTTTGTCCCCTGCTTGTTAAGCCCCtgctggagcaggtagggcattCACTTGGCACAAAGTGTTGGTTAAATGTCTCTGATATACCACTACAAATGGTTACCTCTGCTTCTAGATAACCCATACCCACGTGGCACAGACTATGTGGACTGTCAgctttggggtccattcacacatcgtgGTGAAAGCATGCATCACATTGCCACGATTTTGTGAAAATTCCAGCAAAAATGCCAGTTGAGGACAAGACGTGATCTCATCCTTAGAGTGAAATCTGTTTTTCCTCTTCACCCTTTAGAAAAGCCAAACTGCTGTTAAAGAAAAAGCGATACCAAGATCAGCTTCTGGAGAAGACGGATAATCAGATCAGTAACTTGGAAAAAATGGTGAGTCCCCCACCCCCTTATCAGTCCAGGGTTTAGGATTTCAAGGCCTTAGGACaaagatcagcaacctccggcactccagctgttctgaaactacaactcccagtatcctcATTTCAGTTTACAAGAACAGCTGAataagtgcatgctgggagttgtactttgaCAGCAGCTGgcatgctgaaggttgctgatccctgacctaggctatatgcacacgactgtatgtattttgaggtccgcaaaaaatacggatgacgtccatgtgacatccgttttatttagttttttttccggatccattgtaacagtgcctattcttgtctgcaaaaccgacaagaataggacatgctctactccactatggaacggacatacggatgcggatagcacacggtgtcctgtctgcattttttgcggacccattgaaatgaatgggtcctcgtccaatctgcaaaaaaaacgcaatggacacagaaacaaaatacgtttgtgtgcatgtggccttagggtatgttcactcAGGATCTAAATGGCAGCAGAGAAAGCCACCACAAGTCTGGCGAATCTATGTGTTGCAAAGGATGAAAATTCCCAGCATAAAATGTCATGCCAGGGATTCAAAATCCACACCGCATGTCACGCTGATTTTTACGCACGATGTGGATGAGATTTAAGTCTCATCagctttgctgctactgtaaaccCTGTGGACTTTGTCCTAAAATTCCTGAAAGGACAATCTGCAGTGTATCCAACCCATGGGATCTACATCACACACATAGTTTTTTGCGTTGTAGCCCATTGCATCCTGGTAGAATGTTTAGACTGCATGATGATTAGTGTTGTGCGAACttgtgttatctaagaattccgttatggattccgctaccacggaccaaaagttatggtccgtggtagcagaatctatAGATAATCCTAACCCGAactttgtacgccaaacttgaaaacacaagttcgctcatccctaatgatgatGTGGTTCTCCTAGAAGAAGGTAGGGGAGGGGTTCCCATTCGCACCACTCCTGAATTCTGAGCGTCTGGTTGTTATCCTCACTTTCCTCAATGTAAATGTCTTTATTTGTAGGTTGAACACATAGAATTTGCACAGATCGAGATGAAAGTAATTGAAGGTTTGAAAATTGGTAATGACTGCTTGAAGAAAATGCACGAGGTGAGTTTGTCCCCAGGgataagtgttaattttttttggcCAGGGGAGAATTTatataatgtatttatttttattttttctagatTATGTCCATAGAAGAAGTGGAGAGGATCATGGATGAAACCCAGGAGGGAATAGAATACCAGCGGGTAAGCTATAAAGCATCTGTTTATTTGTTGTGGCTTGgaaggtcttaaaggggttcttcaggatttttatattgatggccgatcctaaggataggctatcaatatcagagCGGCGGGGGATCGACCCCCAGCATCCCCCCCAATTGGCACTGGAACTACACTGCTCCATCCACTGTCTATTGGACAGAGCTGGGTCAAGTGAATTGGAGCAGCGCTGCAATAACCAGCTCCAGTGGACGGAGCTGTGTATTTCCTGAACAGAACAGCTGATGCCTGGAcacagaccccccaccaatcCGATATTGATTGGACACCCAGATTGAATGTGGCTGTTCTTTCCACAGCAAATTGATGAACTTCTAGCAGGAAGCATGACGACAGAGGACGAGGAGGCCAtcttggaggagctggaggccatCACTCAGGTAAGCAGGGAAGGGGTCTGCAATTAAATTATTTGGCAGGTTAAAGGAGAACATGGTCGCACCCATGGGTGAAAGTTAGATTCCACTGGTAAAGCGCAAGGTCCAGGGGACAGCACCCGTCACGTATGGAGGAGGCTGAGCTCCTGAGCCCACTTCATACAGTCTCTGCACATGTGTGACATACGTGcacaggggttaaaggagaaatctACTCCAACTGATCTTCTGTTATAAAAGCCTGAGGTCACAGACTCCACCAGTGTCCTCTTTTCATGAAGGACCCAACTGGTTGATCCTTGAAGCAGTTAAAGGGTAAATGATCTTCAGATATGTCATGGATACAAGCGAGAAGACCATACAGAACGCTGTAACCCTTGAGGACTGCTCAGAGATTTCCGGTAGTGGGAAAATGACCGTGAAATCAGTGGCAGCTTCATGAATCTGGAAATCATTGGTGGTTGGCCATTGCATCTTTTCACTTCTCAAGCTCATTGAATTTACCCTACATGCCAAGTTCACATGTTGCAGATTTCCCCTGGATTTGTGGTGTGGATGCCCCTCTGCAAATCTGCATACAAGTCTGTGGGATATTCCAGTCCCCATCTACATGCTGCTGGTTCCTTCATGTCTGCAGCACACACATTATCCTGCAGAGTTTTCCCGGATTAGTTGTGGATTTCTCCCATGTCCTTCAATAGAATTTAAGGCCACAAGTAAATCTGCGACTCTGACAAGTGTGTTATGAATTTACTTGCAGATTTGGTGCCGATTTCATCCACTTCAAATACGTAGTgtgtaaatttaaaggggttatccaattctaaaaatgcccccccaCAATGCCCGGGCCTCTCCTATAGAGCATACTTACCCCGGTACCTGAGtcactccggatccctgcacggccgctgATGCATCTTCCCGTCACGTGGATCAAAACATACGGTGACGGCGTTGGGGTGCAGCCAATAGAAGGCCGCAACGGCGACCAGCCCCCTTGCATCTCGGATAACGTCACCCGTGttgctagggaggctggtcaccgCCACGGCCAGCTATTGGCTGCACCTCCGTGTCTCCGGATATTTTGATCCGCGTTACAGGGAGATGCATCGGCGGCCGTGTAGGGATACGGAGTGACGCAGGGAGCGTGGTAAATATGAACTATAGGAGGGCCCGGGCATTTTTAGAATTGTAAACCGCATTAACTGCTTCTACGCACAGCTCAGCTCAACATGTTGGGTCTCAGAATGTCTGCAATCCTGCAGAATGTCAGAGACCCCATACAATAGCCTGTTTATGTCTTCCATAGGAGTGGAAACCTAATTTATTATAATGTTTGATGCAAACCCTGTGTGCATTGGGTTATTCCAGTAGCTTTTAAGTGCTCTTTATAGCTGTGTGGGACGTCGCTCCATGTGCTAGAACAGGGTTTATCATCTTGTTCCTTACAGGAAGAACTGGAACTCCCAGAAGCTCCCAAGGAGCCGCTCCCAGAACCCACTCCAGGTAGTTCCTTGTTAATACTGGGGTACTAGGGTGACTGACGGGTGCCTCCCTGCTTATAGGTCACTGCAGGACCACTTTCTGGGGAGAATACATCTGTAATTTGGCACCAGTGGGGTATactattatttttgttttctgaTGGATTCGTACAGAATTAAGTTGGAGGACAGTAGGTCCCTATTAGTCCTTAGGCAGaattaagggaatctgtcaccagcgacctccctatcaaactgtttgcatagacacatcacTGAGGTTCACCCGATTTTCTTCTGTTGATCCGAGGCTCTGTTCCTGATTTATGATACTCAttcctaatatgcaaattaggccattggtgcaatgagggcatcaccattgctcttgttgcaccccagCTCCACTTCTTTCTGTGATCAGTCCCCCCCTCGCTGCTTTTATTACTAGGACCAGGCAGTGGggcaggggctggccacagagcgGAGCTTGGATGCAACAAGAGCAaaggtgacaccctcattgcactaaGGGCCTAAGTTGCATATTtaggaaaaagtatcataactcgggaacgGAGACTCAGATCAACAAATGAAAAGCAGTGTTTTAATAAGGAGAACCACAGCGATGTGTCTggaaacagttggatagggaggtcgctggttacAGATTGCTTTTATGTCTCAGTACAATTTGGAGCTGTAATGCCCATGTGCATGAGAGCTAATGTTTAATGGGAATTTtagttgcttaaaggggttgtccaatttagAAACTTTTATATAGTCTATTTTCATTCACCCTATTAGAGAAAATTTTGATAATAAATGGGGTACTCTTTTCAGGACCCTCATCTCTTGGCCAGAGTGAagaacagttaggcccctttcacacgggcgagaattctgcgcgggtgcaatgcgtgaggtgagcgcattgcacccgcactgaatccggacccattcacttcaatggggctgctcagatgagcggtgattttcacgcattacttgtgcgttgcgtgaaaatcacagcatgttctacatttttttgacgcaacgcaggccctatagaaatgaatgggtctgcgtgaaaatcgcaagcaagtgcggatgcggtgcaattttcacgcactgttgctaggagacgatgtaAGTAAATTGctaagtgttttactgtattattttcccttataacatggttttctgtattcttaatatagaatgcttactaaatgtggctttaggggttaaaaaaataaataaaatgaactcacctcatcttcttgttcgcacagccgacatcgtcttctttcttctttcaggacctgcaaaaggacctttgatgtaatcgcactcaccacgtggtgagcgcggtgacgtcagcgcaggtcctgctgaatggagATAGAAGATTTctgtcttcattcagcaggacctgcgctgatggtggtgagcgcgattacgtcatcaaaggtcctttttgcaggtcctgaaagaagaaagaagattatgccggctgcgcgaacaacaagatgaggggagttaatttatttttattttttaacccctaaagccacattttagtaagcattctgtattaagaatgctattattttcctttgtaaccatgttataagggaaaataataaaatatacagaacgcctaacccaaatccgaacttcagtgaagaagtccgggtaccacaggtttttttttatcacgcgcgtgcaaaacgcattgcacccgcgcgataaaaactgaacatcagaacacacaatcgcagtcaaaactgactgcaattgcgtacctactcgcacgattccctgatcgcagacgcaacgcattcggacacgctcgtctgcaaggggactTACGCAGacaattcatttgaatggggattGGGTAatgcttaaagaggttatccaagttCTAAAATATCCCcctccaatgcccgggcccctcatatacattatacttaccccgctccacgGCACCCGCATCGCCCTGGATCCCTGCACGGTCGCCGCTGCATCTCAAGAgatgggggggggagcagccaatagcaggccgcgtcaGTGACCAGCTTCAAGGGGGCTCATCAccttccccccttccccaatCACCAGATGTTTTTAGCTGCGCCACTGGGAGTATATGATCATGGTCACTGAATGACATTTTTTAGaattcagataacccctttaattttactaTGTGCGGACTGTGGGCACTGATTTTCCTATCTATTAAAGCTGAGAGGGACCCTTCTAGCATGTAGGGCTGgtccacttttttattttttggggggaggaagggggggttaTGTCTTACTGATGGATGGAGGACACCTCTTTAATCTGTGGACGCCCTTTGGAGGCATCTTGTGTTTTTTCTTAATATACTGACTTCCAAGCAGCAGTTCTTTTTTCTAGAAATGTAATTTTCCTCTTTCCTTCCTTTTCACAGAGAAACAAGCCGTCAAGAACAAACCCAAACCACAGATGGTGGCCGCTTCCTAACCTCATGCCCAGTTTGTGCAATCAGaaagtctatttttttttcttctggttttTCCCCTTTCTCTTCTACTCCCGGAGGGAGCTCCGTGCCGTGTTGTGCTGGAACGCTCTGCCAACCATTCCTAGGAGGAGGGGGTAGAATCCGGCTGTGTGCTAAACTGCATCGCCCTCTCTGGTTTACATTGGGGAACCTCTTCCAGCCTGGAGAGGTCATATCTCCTTCCCGAAAGCCTCTCCAGCCTCCGCAGTAGGAGGATGGACGGAGACCTCATGCACTCTTTAATAAACTGCATTGGTTTAGTTTTGCCATCACTCAGCCTGCGTTGTCTATTGTAGATGATCCCTTCCCTAGGTCGCGGCAGTCGCGCTCCACCAGTATTTCGCTGTTCTCACGCTGTGtaatgaatgttttttttctagTGTGGGCATTTAAGTGGCTTTTAATACCAGAGATTAAGTGAAGCAGACCGAATGCTTTGAGAAGAGAACTGCTGCCTGCACATTAACCAGGGAACATGTAGGGTCACCTTCCATGGACCGCCCACCGTGCCAGGTCCAGGTCTTGAACTTTCTTCTGTTGCTCTTATGTTGGATGGTAACAGTTGCTGACGCCCATTACTTCTACATGATGGATTTTGGGGATTGTGCATGCTTAGTTCAAATCAGTTTTTTAAATGTATACCTAATTTCATATGATGAATATTCAGAATAAAACACTAAAAGTACAGGGTCGCTGCCAAAAATGACGTGGTTATCAGTTTACATCATAGGTTTGGTCCTCCGTCTGGCCATGTGATACGGCATGGTCCTCCCTAGGAGTGTGAAGATGATTAATTGTGGTGCTGAACCCCGTCGTACTGGAGTGCCCTAAAACTGTGgcgtataaggctccattcagacgtccgtagtgcattgcggatccgcaatactgccggccggcacccccatagaaatgcctattcttgttcgcaattgcggacaagaataggacatgttctattttttttccggagccgcgctccggaaatgctgaTGCGGagggcacatagtgtgctctccgcatccattccgtccccatggagaatgaatgggtccgcacccatgcattatacggacgtgtgaatggagccttaggggcgGTGTATGCACTCCAATCACTGCTGGATAGGGCAGGCTGTCTGATGTGGAACTACTGGACTCAGCATGTCTTCTGGAGCATAATAGGACTCACGGCTAGAGGCGTATCTAGTGGAGGCCGCCTCTATGGATGTCGTATGTCTAAGATGGACCCTAATCAATGCATAGTCAAAAGTTTTACAACTTTgtaatattctgtgtgtttcattTCTCGAAAATTATCAGGATTTCTTCTTGAAGGTGaatggaaggatttttttttaatcttaagcGGTTGAGAACCAATGTCCCACTGTCACAGGTGCACAGCATATACTTGAGCTGTCGGGGTTCAGTGCTACAGAGAGGAAGCGGCTAAGACGGTGCAGCCAAAAACCACGCTGACATGTAAGAGGATTGATGAGAGATGACTGTTCATTGAGGGTAATGGCCACACAGTTGCCCATAGAACGGTGCAGCCGTTGACAATACAGACCTACTGAACAGTGCGGTTTTCATTAGATTATTAGAGCCCGCTGTTGCCCTTTCAAAGGTGCGGTCCTTTAACACAGCACGACCACGTCACAACCGTGACACCACCACTGCaccatgtggtcgtaccctaatAGTACACATTGTCTCAATGTTGTAGCCTCACCGTGTGCCGCTGCCCTAGGAGGCTTCTCTGCAGTGTTATTTGCAGTCTGCATTACAACGCAGGTTCTAATATAATCAAATGGACTAACACATATTATCCGAAAGTTACCTCGTTATTGATGCCCCTCCTCCACACGTACATTCACAATCATTTATCTTCTGCATAGAAGGGGCGTTTTTATGCAGCCTGTTCACGTTAGGCGGGCAATGACCCTAATCAAATGTATAGAGTATTGGTTCATGTGATTGTAAAATAAGCAATTGTCTAGGACTGAGTTGTCTGCAGCAAGTTTTGTGACAAAATTCACATGTGATTTACGGCAAATCTGCGGCGGATAATTTCTGGacccagatttatttatttttttaaatcggaCCATTTTTATTGTCATTTTGCATTTAGGGCCCAGCTTTAATGTAGATAGAAAATGGTTGTGTAACTAGAAAAAAACTCCTGCCAAAAGGTATTGTGTTACGCTTAGTGCAGGTTCCTGACACGCCAAAAAGACCTTCCCAGTGCCATGCACTGCCCCCGTGGGGCCCTTCACTAGGCATAGCACAATGTGAGTTTTCCTTTAAGGGCAGACATCTTTTTTGTGATAACTGGTTTCTGGCATTCGGTGAAGCCTCTGACACCTTTGACTGTAATCAGTCTCTCAGGCCTTGTAGACGGTGGGTCTAGTGATGCAAACTTACTCATCGTAGCTGCGGGTACTAGACCTGCTGTCAAGCTGAAACTTGCGCTCG
This window of the Bufo bufo chromosome 6, aBufBuf1.1, whole genome shotgun sequence genome carries:
- the CHMP6 gene encoding charged multivesicular body protein 6, with product MGNIFGRKRRSRVTEQDKAVLQLKQQRDKLKQYQKKITLQLQREREVAKQLLHDGKKEKAKLLLKKKRYQDQLLEKTDNQISNLEKMVEHIEFAQIEMKVIEGLKIGNDCLKKMHEIMSIEEVERIMDETQEGIEYQRQIDELLAGSMTTEDEEAILEELEAITQEELELPEAPKEPLPEPTPEKQAVKNKPKPQMVAAS